AGGGTGGCGCCGAGAAGGCGGTACGCCGCTTCAACCGGGTCAACCGCGAGTTGGTCAGCGCCCACCCAACAGATTCTGCACGTGGTCCTTGACACCCGACCAGCAGGGGCGGATTATTCATCGCATGATGACTTCATCAAATGATGAATTATTGCATCACCGTCACGAGGCAGCGATCGACATCAACCACCTACGGGTCATTCGTGGAAAACGGCCTGCGCTGCGTGACTTCTCGGCCCGGGTGGCGCGCGGCAGCATTACCGGGCTGCTGGGCCCATCGGGCTGCGGAAAAACCACATTGATCCGCTGCATCGTCGGCACACAGCTGATCACTTCGGGTTCGGTGCGGGTGCTCGGCTTTCCAGCTGGATCGGCGGCGCTGCGGCATCGGGTCGGGTACGTCCCACAAAACCCCACGATCTACGACGACCTGCGCGTCATCGACAACGTCCGCTATTTCGCAGCGCTCTACGGCTTCGACGATGCCGCCGCCGAGTCGGCGGTCGAACTGGTGGGGCTAGGCGATCACAGCACTGCCTACTGCGCCAACCTGTCCGGCGGTCAGCGCACTCGGGTATCGCTGGCGTGCGCACTGGTCTGTCGGCCGGAGCTGTTGGTGCTCGACGAGCCCACCGTCGGACTGGACCCGGTGCTTCGGGCCAACTTGTGGGAACGGTTCGACGAGCTGGCCCGTGGCGGAACCACATTGCTGGTGTCGAGCCATGTGATGGACGAAGCCGATCACTGCGGCGACCTCATCCTCATGCGCGAGGGCCATCTGATCGCGCACACCACCCCGGCTCAACTACGAGAGGACACCGGATGTCGGTCACTGGAGGACGCCTTCCTGTCGATCATCACGCGCCGAGCCAGTTAGGGCTTCGAAGTCAGCTGAAACCGTTCGCAGCTACGACTTTTCGCATCCTGCGCCAGTTGATGGCCGACCCACGAAGCATTGCGATGATCTTGTTCGTGCCGATTCTGGTCATCACCCTGATCTATTTCATGTTCGAGAACGCGCCGCACCGCCCCGCTAGCCCAACGCCGTTCCACAACGCATGTCTAATTCTGCTCGGCCTGTTTCCCCTCTTCATGATGTTCATCATCACGTGCATCACGATGCAGCGAGAGCGTGCGTCGGGGACGTTGGAGCGAATCTTGACCACCCCGCTGCGCCGACTGGATCTGTTGATCGCTTATGGCACAGCGTTTTCGATCGCCGCGGTGATACAGGCCACCCTGGCGTGCGGTGTCTCGTTCTGGCTGCTCGGCTTCGACACTGCGGGCAGTCCCCTATGGGTGTTCGTGATTGCGATCGTGAACGCGGTGCTTGGGGTCGGACTTGGCCTGCTGTGTAGTGCGTTCGCGCGCATGGAGTTTCAGGCCGTGCAGTTCATCCCGCTGGTGATGGTGCCGCAGCTGCTGCTTGCCGGCATCATCGCCCCGCGCGCCACGATGCCGACCTGGCTGGAATGGATCAGCAACCTCATGCCGGCCAGCTACGCGCTGGAGGCCCTGCAAGAAGTGGGTGCCCACACCGAATTGACCGGTACCGCAATCCGGGACATTGTGATCGTGGTGGGCTTCGCACTGGCGGCGCTGTGCTTTGCCGCCGCAACGCTGCGGCGTCAGACGCCATGAGCGACTCCGGCCGCAAAAGACCGGGCCGACCCGCGGGCAATTCCAACACCCGTGAGCGGATCCTTGCCAGCTCCCGAGAGCTGTTCGCTCGCAACGGAATCAAGAACACGTCGATACGCGCGGTCGCGGCGGCGGCCGGGGTCGACTCGGCGTTGGTGCACCACTACTTCGGCACCAAAGAGCAGTTGTTCGCCGCGGCGATCCACATTCCCATCGATCCCATGGACGTAGTCGGCCCGCTGCGCGAGGTGCCGGTCGACGAACTCGGCCACCGAATACCCTCGATCTTGTTGGCGCTGTGGGACTCCGAAATCGGCGCGAGCTTCATCGCGACGCTGCGCTCGATTCTCGCCGGGTCGCAAGCCAACCTCTTCCGAACCTTCATCGAGGACGTCATCGCGGTCGAAGTGGGCCCACGAGTCGACAGTCCGATCGGCAGCGGGATCATCCGCATCCAGTTCGTCGCTTCGCAGTTGGTCGGCGTGGTGATGGCGCGCTACATCCTCGGGCTCGAGCCTTTCGCGTCGTTGCCCGCGCAGCTGGTGGCAGACACCGTCGCACCTAACTTGCAGCGCTACCTCACTGGGGATCTGCCGGAGTTCCCCGCGCGATGAGCCGCGCATGCTCGTCGTCGTCGACCTCGATTGCCTCGTCCACCAGCAACACCGGGATACCGTCTTCGATGCGGTAGGCCCGGCGAAGCCGTGGGTTGTAGAGCTGCTGATCGACGAGCGTCAGCGGTCCGCGATCGGCTGGGCACACCAGAATGCTCAGCAGATTGTCGTCGATCACGTTGCCTCCCAATGTCACTGTGCGCTTGCCAGCTCTGCGCGCGCCGGCCCGGTCAACCGCCGGAATTGATTCGCTTCGGCGTCGAAAATCCAGGCATGCCGCCCCGCCTTCGGAATGCCGGCCGCGCGCAGCGGGCTGACGGTCGGGCGGTACGTGGCGCTGAGCGTCATTTGCGGCACGACGTGCACGATGTCAGGCCCCAACCCGAACGGCATGGCGGCGATCGCCTCGGTGAGATCCGCAGCCGTGATCGTCGCACCCGGGCGCGTCGTCACCGCGGTAACCGCCACCTGCTGTCCGTCCATCGCCACCCCGTAGGTCACCGCCAGGTCGACCGCGGGAATCAGTCCCAACGCGTCGGTGACCGGTTCGCAATAGACGACCCCGCGCGCGGTGTGCACCGTCGATCCGCGCCGGCCCACCAACCAAAAGTCGCCCTCGGTGTCGCGACGAAACAGATACTCGGTGGAGATCCAGGTGTCGGCCGGGGCAAAGACGCCGCGCTTGACCGACGCGGTGGGATCGATCGGCCCTCGCGGCTCGGCCAGCAGGACCCCGACTTCGTTGGGTTCCGGGATGCGGACCAGCCCCCGCTCGTCCTCCAGGATCAGGTCGTGCTCGGCGTCGTAGGCGCCTAGCTCAGCGCGACCGGCGCCCGGCAGCGGTCGGCCCTTGCTGCCGACCTTGACGCCGGAAACGTTGGCTAGCACCGCATGTCCGTCGGTTGTCGCGAAGAACTCGACCACGCGGGCCGGTGCGAAAACGTCGGAGATTCTTTGCCACAGGCCGGTGGGCATACCCGAGCCGATGAACAACCGGATCGGAGTGTTGTGCAGCGCGAAATCGGGGTCGTCGATCACACCACTCAACATCGCCCACGTATAGGAGACGACGGTGACGCCGTACTGACGGACCTCAGCGGCAAATCGGTCGGGCCGCAATCCGCGCGACAACGCAATCCGAGTACCGCCCACCACCGCGCCACCAAGGCTCACCAGCAGTCCCGATTCGTGATGCAACGGGGTGAGGCAGTAGACGGTGTCGTTGCGTCCCAGCGCGGCGGTCGAGGCGGTGCCGAACGCTGACAACGCCCACCGGTAGTTCGTGATCTGTTTGGCGACGAGTTGCCCGCTCGCGGTGCTGAACGCGATGAAGGCGATGTCGCGCGCGTAGCCGGGATTTGGTCGGTACCACGCCGGGAGCTCGACGGCATCGGGATCGATCTGCTCCATGTCGATGACGTTGGCGTCGTCGGGCAGGTGCAGGTCGCGCGACTCGCCACCGCCGAGCACCAGAATCAGTTCCGGCAATTGCCTTGCGGTCTCCAAATTGGCTGGGTCGGTGATGATTTCGCTCACTTGCCCGAGCCGCACCGACGCGGCCAGGTCGGTGTCGGGTTGGAGCAGCACCGCGACGGCGCCCAGCCGCGACAGCGCAGCGATGGCGACCAGCGCGCTGGGACGCGTTTCCATCAGCACGCCGACGCGCTCGCCCTGGCGCACGCCCACTGCGATCAGACCGCGCACCACGTTGTCGATGCGGCGGTTCACCGCTTCGTAGGTGTGCACCCGGCCGTCGAAAAGCAGAAACTCCCCGTTGGGGGCGTCGTGCGCCTGCTCACCGATGATGCGGCCCAACGAGATTCGAGTGTGGTCGTTGATCTGCCCGAGCCGGGCCAGACGAGGCAGCGTACGCACGGTTTCGACGGCGAGTGTGCGCATCGACTTGTTCGCGGCAACCACGGCGTCGGCTGCGCCACGCGCGAGTGTCAGCGCCACTTCGGAGGCCTCTCCCAGCCCGTGCATTACCCGGGAACTGAGCGCGACGCCCCGGTCGGAAGGCTCTTGCGGCTGGTCGGCCATCGGGAAGATGTCATTCGGCTTCTTGCCCTCGCCGGAGATCCAGAGCACCCAGTCGGCGACGGTCGGCCACGATTCCTGCGCTGCTTTCGATCCGACGACCAGGCCGAAATGCCCAGTCCGGATGAGGTATTCGTAAACCTCGGCATTGGGTGCGGCACGCCGAATGCCCCGCACCGCGGCCGGCTGGCCAATGTCGTCGACCTCGCCCACGAAGGCCAGGATCGGGCACGTGATGTCGGTCAGCGTCACGAGTTGACCGTTGATGGCGAAGCCGCCGGTCATCATCCGGTTGTGCGCGACGAACTGCTTGAGCAGTTCGGAGATCGCCGGGCCCGACCAGGCGATCCATCCTTCGGACTCCAGGAATCGGCGCTGAGCCTCGCGGGGCAGCAACGCCTCGCGGTCGTGGAGCTGGCGCAGGAAATCGATCCGCGCCTTCGCAGTCTTGAGCGGGTCGAGCATTTGAAAGCCGGTGCGCGCCAACCAACCTGGGATGTCGAGTCGATTGAACACATGGTCGGCCATGAACGTGGCCACACCGGGAGCGATGTTCGGCGGCAGGCCCATCGGCAGCGCCGCAAGGGTGTCGACCGGTGAGCCGAATGTGACGATGCTGGCGATGCTTTTGGATCGCCGGTAAGCGGCCGCCTGATAGCAGAACATGCCGCCTTGCGAGTAACCGATGAGATGGGTGTCCCGCCCGGTAGTGTCGGCCATGACGTCGAGCGCTTCGCTGAGCGCGACGATGTGGTCGGCCAGAGTGCGGCGCATGCCGCCTTCGATCTCGTCGGGTGAGCCGAAGTCGATCACCCAAGGATCCAGCCCGGCGGCGTGCAAAATACCCACAGCGCCCTCGTGCCGGGTGACGTCCCACATGTTTGCCGACATCATCATCGGGTGCACCAGCAGCACCGGTTCGCCCGCTGGCGGGTGTCCCGGCCGGCTGTCTGGCGGATAGTAGCGCCGGAGCTTGTACATCGTTGTGCTCTCGACGGTCTGTGACGGCGACGGTGAGTTGCCGGTTTCCAGACCACCGAGTCGCAGAACTTCGAGCCCGTTCTGCGCCGTGGCCACCAGGCGCTCAACCGGCCTGGTGACCGCCGAAAACTTCAGATCCATGCCGCCGCTCCCTCGAAACGAAGACCGTGCTGTGCTGCGCGTGGGCCTGACAGCGCGCTCATCATGGCACATCGCGAGGGCTGCACCCGTTGCTTTGGTCGCGTTGCCGGCCCGGCTACCCAGCCTAGCCACCGGCCTGCCGAGAGGCCGCTGCACGCGCTGCATCGTCGCCGGTCTAGGTTCGACTGGACCGGCTCCTCCTCATCGCGCTGCGCGCGATGCATCGTCGCCGGTCTACGCTCGGCCCAGTGGCACACCTGCTGGGCGCCGAGGCGATCCATCTCGAATACCCGAGTCGCGTCGTCTTCGAGTCGACGACTGTCGGCGTCAGTGACGGCGACCGCATCGGCATCGTCGGACGCAACGGCGACGGCAAATCCAGTTTGCTGGGCCTGCTGACCGGACAGCTGCGCCCGGATGCCGGACGGGTCACCCGTCGCAGCGGACTCAGGGTCGGAGCGCTGAGCCAGGCCGACATTCTCGACCCCGATGCCGCGGTGGGATGGACGCTGGTCGGCGACCGCGCCGCTCATGAGTGGGCCGGCGATCCGCGGATCCGGGACGTCGTGAAAGGCCTGGTCTCCGACATCGCGTGGGACGCAGTAATCGGCACCCTCAGCGGCGGACAACGACGACGCGTACAGCTGGCGGCTCTGCTGATCGGTGACTGGGACGTCATCGCGCTCGACGAGCCCACCAACCATCTCGACATCGAAGGCATCACCTGGCTGGCAGCTCACCTGCGCGACCGCTGGCCCCGCAACACCGGCGGCCTGCTGCTGGTGACCCACGACCGGTGGTTCCTCGACGAGGTGGCCACGACCACGTGGGAAGTGCACGACGGGCTCGTCGAGCCGTTCGAAGGCGGCTACGCCGCCTACATTCTCCAGCGCGTCGAACGAGATCGGATGGCTGCCGTCGCCGAATCCAAGCGACAGAACCTGATGCGCAAAGAATTGGCTTGGCTGCGGCGCGGTCCGCCCGCGCGCACGTCGAAACCGAAGTTCCGCATCGACGCGGCGAACCAACTGATCGCCGACGTGCCGCCGTTGCGCAATCCGGTGGAGCTGGCCAAGCTCGCCACCGCGCGACTCGGCAAGGATGTCATCGACCTACTGGAGGTATCGGTCTCCTTCGACGGACGGCAGGTGCTGCGCGACGTGGAGTGGCGCATCGGTCCAGGCGAACGCACGGGAATCGTCGGCGCCAACGGCGCCGGCAAGTCGACGCTACTGGCACTGATCACCGGCGCGATCCAACCGGAGAGCGGAAGAGTCAAGCGCGGCAAGACAGTTCGGCTCGGCATGCTCGACCAACGCGGTGACGAATTGGTGCCTTTGGCCGACGATCGGGTGGCCGACGTGCTGGGCCGATTGCGCGCCGGTTATGAGGTCGACGGCCGGGACGTCACGCCCGCTCAATTGCTCGAGCGACTCGGATTCGCCGGTGGTCAGCTGTCCGCGCGGGTCAGCGAGTTGTCGGGCGGGCAGCGGCGTCGCCTGCAGCTGATGCTCACATTGTTGGCCGAACCCAACGTATTGCTGCTCGACGAGCCGACCAACGACGTCGATACCGACATGTTGGCCGCCACCGAAGACCTGCTCGACTCGTGGCCGGGCACGTTGGTCGTGGTCTCACACGATCGCTACCTCCTGGAGCGGGTGACGGACCAGCAGTACGCGATTCTCGATGGCCGGCTACGGCACCTGCCCGGTGGCATCGACGAATACCTGCGACTAGCCGAGCAAACCGAGAGCCGGCCAGATACCGCCCCAGCGGCCACTCCGGCGGACGTCCCGGCGGTGTCCGGCGCCGAACTACGCGCCGCGCAGAAGGAGATGGCCACCATCGACCGAAGGCTCGCGCGACTCGCCGAGCAAATCGAAGCCAAGCACCAAGAACTGGCCACGCATGATCAATCCGACCATGTCGGCATCACCCGGCTCACCGAGCAATTGCGACACTTGGAAAGCGACGTCGCCGACCAGGAGAGCCGGTGGATGCAAGTCTCTGAACTGCTCGAGTGACCTTTCGCACGGACCCGGCGACGAACTCCGCCCCGGCCGGCAGCGTGTTAGCTGTTGGCCCGCTGCAAAAAGGGTGAGCCAGCCCGATAGTGCGCAGGCCAGCGGCAACGTCTCTTAGTATGCAAGCACGCGAACGTTGCTTACCCGGAATTCGCGACCCCGTTTGACAGGTAGAGGGATGTCCGCATCAAGGTCACGGCACGTCACGCTGGCCGCCTTTGCGACGGCGGGAGCCGTCTCCTTTGCCGCGATGCTGCTAGGTGGCGTAAGCGATTTGGGGCCGACTGGCCTCGATCGCGTCGGCCCCCTCGGGACCGTCATCATGGGGATGTTCGCAACCGGCTGCGCGGCAGCCTCAGCAAAGGGGTCGCGGGGTGGGCAGCGCGGTTCGTGGATTGTGGTAACAGTCGGGTTAGGCGGCTGGACCTTCGGCAACGCGATGTGGCTCTACGTCGCGGGCGGAGGGGCGGTACCCATCGCGGACCGCTCGGTTGCTGAGCTCGGATATGCGGTTCTGCCGCTATTCGCCTTGGCGGCAGGCCTTTTGGTGCCCAGTCACGAGGACTCCCGCTACGGCGTCAGTTTGGTACTCGACGGCGTTCTCGTCGGCGCGTCGTTGCTAGAGGTGATCGGCACCCTGACGCTGAGTACCGCTGACTCGGTCGACTTCTCCAGAATTCTGCTGGCCGTGATCACCGCGGCTTATCTGGCGTTGTTTGTCATGGTGCTGATGGTGACGCGGAAAGCCCAGCCCGCCCGGCGGCTTTCGCCGGCGCTGATGGCCGCCGGCTTCGCAGCGATCGGCATCGGCGGGTTGGTGCATATCTCCGGCAGGAATCCGCTGAGCGTTCCCGACAACGTGGTCGCGGCGGGGTGGATCGGCGGCGCATACTTTTTTGCGATGTCGGCGCTCGCGTCCCGACCGGGACCAGACCTCGACAGCGGACTCGCGCGACGATCGTCGCGGTTGTCCATGTTGCTGCCCTATCTACCGCTCGGTTTCGCGGCGATCGTCGGTGCGGTGCACTTCTGGCCGGCCGATCGCGGTGAGAGGTTGCTCTACTCGACGGGCCTGGTCGTTGCCGCTACCGTGGTGACCCGCCATCTACTGGCCCTCGACCGGAAACGACGGCTGATCGAGGCAATGGCCGAGGCCGCCTTTCGCGACACCCTGACCGGTCTAGCCAACCGGCGACTGCTCGACGAACGGCTGGCGCATGCCGCGCAGCTGCACGACCGACTCAACGTGCCGCTGAGCGTGCTGAGCATTCGCGTGGACGACTTCAACGTCATCAACAACACGTTGGGCTACGCGGCAAGCGACGAGCTGCTGCGGACCGTCGGGACCCGTCTACAGGGCAGCGTGCGTGCCGGTGACACGGTGGCGCGGATGGGCGGTGACGAGTTCGCCATCCTCGTCGAAGACCGCCCGGACGTGGCAATGCAGGTGGCGAAGCGGGTCGCGCGTGCGTTCGACACCGCGCTCGACATCGCAGAAACCCGCGTCTACGTGCACTTGAGTATCGGTGTGGCGACGGCACAGCCCGACGAAGAAGTCGCGATGACCGCGGCCGCTCTGCTGAATCAAGCCGAAGCGGCACGCTCGCGCGCCGAACAGACCACCGCAACCGACGTCCAGACCTTCAGCCCCGAACGAGACGCCCATCTCGGCAGGCGAAAGTCTTTCCGGGACGGGATCGCCCGCCTCCAACTGCTCTGGGATTTGCGGCGCGCGATCGACGATCGCCTCCTCACATTGGTATACCAACCGCAATTCGCGATGTTGAGTGGTGCGGTGTGTGGTGCCGAATCGCTATTGCGATGGGAACATTCGACTCTGGGCACGCTGGAGCCGCGCGAATTTCTTCCGTTGGTTCGCGAGCACGGATTGATGGACGCCGTCACCGATCTCGTGTTGTCGCGAGCTGTCGCGGACGGTGCGGCCTGGCATACGGCCGGAATCATGATCCCGGTGGCGGTCAATTTGTGGGCCCGCTCCCTCGACGACGACACCTTGCCCGAACGCATCATAAGTGTGCTCGACGCGCACGGTATGTCACCGAGCCTGCTGACAGTCGAGATCACCGAAGAATTGATGGTCGCCGACTTCGTCAAGGGACGTGAAGTGCTGAATCGATTGCGGGAGAATGGCATCCGGGTATCGATCGACGATTTCGGCAGTGGCTATTCCACGCTGACGTATCTACGGGAGTTGCCGATTGACGAAGTCAAACTCGACCGCCAGCTGATTGCGCCGATCCTGTTCGACCGCCGAGCCGCGACCATCGCCCGGTCGGTCATCGAACTCGCCGAGGAGTTCGACATCGCCAGCGTCGCCGAGGGGATCGAGAACGAAGAGACGGCGCTGTGGCTACGGCGCTTCGGCTGTGATGTCGTGCAGGGCAACTATTACTGCGGCCCGCTACCTGCCGGAGAGATCCCGCACGTCCCTGCGCTACCTATGCGTAATACCCAGTAGCCGACTATCGACTCAGCTGCGCGCGAAGCCTCTCGGCGGTTGCCAGCACCGAATCACGTTGGCGGGCAACTTCAGACGGCGCGGTACCACCGCGAGCGTCCCGCGACGAAACCGAACCCTCGATCGTGAGAACCTCCCGAACGTGGGGCGTGAGGGCGTCGCTGATGGCCGCCAACTGAGCGTCGGTCAACTCCTCGAGCCCCACGCCGAGCTTCTCCGCGACCTGGACGGCTGCCCCGGCGGCCTCGTGTGCGTCCCGGAACGGAACACCTTGACGCACGAGCCATTCAGCGATGTCGGTGGCCAACGTGTAGCCGGCTGGTGCCAAAGCGGCCATCCGCTCGAGGTCGAAGGTCAGACTGCTCACTAGGCCGGCCATCGCTGGTAGCAGCAACTCCAGCTGCGCCACCGAATCAAATACCGGCTCCTTGTCCTCCTGCAGGTCGCGGTTGTAAGCCAACGGCTGAGCCTTCAGCGTCGCCAACAAGCCGGCCAAGTTTCCGATCAGCCGGCCCGACTTACCGCGAGCCAGTTCTGCGATGTCGGGATTCTTTTTCTGCGGCATGATCGAACTGCCTGTCGACCACGAGTCGTGAAGCGTTACATAACCGAATTCTGTTGAGCTCCAGAGAATTACGTCCTCAGCCAGCCGTGACATGTCGACGCCGATCATCGCGAACACAAATGCCGCTTCGGCGGCGAAATCCCGGGCTGCAGTGGCGTCGACGGAGTTTTCAGCGGCCGCCATGAATCCGAGGCTCTCGGCGATCGCGTCGGGATCCAACCCCAGCGACGACCCGGCCAGCGCACCGGAGCCGTACGGCGACACCGCCGTACGCGCATCGAGGTCGACGAGCCGGTCGACGTCACGTAGCAGCGGATGCGCATGCGCCAGCAGATGGTGCGCTAGCAGGATCGGCTGGGCGGACTGCAGGTGAGTCTTGCCCGGCATGATGGCGTCCGGGTGAGCTGCGGCCTGCTTCGCCAACGCCGCGACGAGGTCAAGGGCGCCGTCGGCCACCCGCCGGAGCGCGTCGCGCAGCCACATCCGAAACA
This genomic stretch from Mycobacterium paraterrae harbors:
- a CDS encoding ABC transporter ATP-binding protein, translated to MMTSSNDELLHHRHEAAIDINHLRVIRGKRPALRDFSARVARGSITGLLGPSGCGKTTLIRCIVGTQLITSGSVRVLGFPAGSAALRHRVGYVPQNPTIYDDLRVIDNVRYFAALYGFDDAAAESAVELVGLGDHSTAYCANLSGGQRTRVSLACALVCRPELLVLDEPTVGLDPVLRANLWERFDELARGGTTLLVSSHVMDEADHCGDLILMREGHLIAHTTPAQLREDTGCRSLEDAFLSIITRRAS
- a CDS encoding ABC transporter permease, translated to MSVTGGRLPVDHHAPSQLGLRSQLKPFAATTFRILRQLMADPRSIAMILFVPILVITLIYFMFENAPHRPASPTPFHNACLILLGLFPLFMMFIITCITMQRERASGTLERILTTPLRRLDLLIAYGTAFSIAAVIQATLACGVSFWLLGFDTAGSPLWVFVIAIVNAVLGVGLGLLCSAFARMEFQAVQFIPLVMVPQLLLAGIIAPRATMPTWLEWISNLMPASYALEALQEVGAHTELTGTAIRDIVIVVGFALAALCFAAATLRRQTP
- a CDS encoding TetR/AcrR family transcriptional regulator, producing the protein MSDSGRKRPGRPAGNSNTRERILASSRELFARNGIKNTSIRAVAAAAGVDSALVHHYFGTKEQLFAAAIHIPIDPMDVVGPLREVPVDELGHRIPSILLALWDSEIGASFIATLRSILAGSQANLFRTFIEDVIAVEVGPRVDSPIGSGIIRIQFVASQLVGVVMARYILGLEPFASLPAQLVADTVAPNLQRYLTGDLPEFPAR
- a CDS encoding Trm112 family protein, translated to MIDDNLLSILVCPADRGPLTLVDQQLYNPRLRRAYRIEDGIPVLLVDEAIEVDDDEHARLIARGTPADPQ
- a CDS encoding acyl-CoA synthetase — encoded protein: MDLKFSAVTRPVERLVATAQNGLEVLRLGGLETGNSPSPSQTVESTTMYKLRRYYPPDSRPGHPPAGEPVLLVHPMMMSANMWDVTRHEGAVGILHAAGLDPWVIDFGSPDEIEGGMRRTLADHIVALSEALDVMADTTGRDTHLIGYSQGGMFCYQAAAYRRSKSIASIVTFGSPVDTLAALPMGLPPNIAPGVATFMADHVFNRLDIPGWLARTGFQMLDPLKTAKARIDFLRQLHDREALLPREAQRRFLESEGWIAWSGPAISELLKQFVAHNRMMTGGFAINGQLVTLTDITCPILAFVGEVDDIGQPAAVRGIRRAAPNAEVYEYLIRTGHFGLVVGSKAAQESWPTVADWVLWISGEGKKPNDIFPMADQPQEPSDRGVALSSRVMHGLGEASEVALTLARGAADAVVAANKSMRTLAVETVRTLPRLARLGQINDHTRISLGRIIGEQAHDAPNGEFLLFDGRVHTYEAVNRRIDNVVRGLIAVGVRQGERVGVLMETRPSALVAIAALSRLGAVAVLLQPDTDLAASVRLGQVSEIITDPANLETARQLPELILVLGGGESRDLHLPDDANVIDMEQIDPDAVELPAWYRPNPGYARDIAFIAFSTASGQLVAKQITNYRWALSAFGTASTAALGRNDTVYCLTPLHHESGLLVSLGGAVVGGTRIALSRGLRPDRFAAEVRQYGVTVVSYTWAMLSGVIDDPDFALHNTPIRLFIGSGMPTGLWQRISDVFAPARVVEFFATTDGHAVLANVSGVKVGSKGRPLPGAGRAELGAYDAEHDLILEDERGLVRIPEPNEVGVLLAEPRGPIDPTASVKRGVFAPADTWISTEYLFRRDTEGDFWLVGRRGSTVHTARGVVYCEPVTDALGLIPAVDLAVTYGVAMDGQQVAVTAVTTRPGATITAADLTEAIAAMPFGLGPDIVHVVPQMTLSATYRPTVSPLRAAGIPKAGRHAWIFDAEANQFRRLTGPARAELASAQ
- a CDS encoding ABC-F family ATP-binding cassette domain-containing protein; this encodes MAHLLGAEAIHLEYPSRVVFESTTVGVSDGDRIGIVGRNGDGKSSLLGLLTGQLRPDAGRVTRRSGLRVGALSQADILDPDAAVGWTLVGDRAAHEWAGDPRIRDVVKGLVSDIAWDAVIGTLSGGQRRRVQLAALLIGDWDVIALDEPTNHLDIEGITWLAAHLRDRWPRNTGGLLLVTHDRWFLDEVATTTWEVHDGLVEPFEGGYAAYILQRVERDRMAAVAESKRQNLMRKELAWLRRGPPARTSKPKFRIDAANQLIADVPPLRNPVELAKLATARLGKDVIDLLEVSVSFDGRQVLRDVEWRIGPGERTGIVGANGAGKSTLLALITGAIQPESGRVKRGKTVRLGMLDQRGDELVPLADDRVADVLGRLRAGYEVDGRDVTPAQLLERLGFAGGQLSARVSELSGGQRRRLQLMLTLLAEPNVLLLDEPTNDVDTDMLAATEDLLDSWPGTLVVVSHDRYLLERVTDQQYAILDGRLRHLPGGIDEYLRLAEQTESRPDTAPAATPADVPAVSGAELRAAQKEMATIDRRLARLAEQIEAKHQELATHDQSDHVGITRLTEQLRHLESDVADQESRWMQVSELLE
- a CDS encoding putative bifunctional diguanylate cyclase/phosphodiesterase; protein product: MSASRSRHVTLAAFATAGAVSFAAMLLGGVSDLGPTGLDRVGPLGTVIMGMFATGCAAASAKGSRGGQRGSWIVVTVGLGGWTFGNAMWLYVAGGGAVPIADRSVAELGYAVLPLFALAAGLLVPSHEDSRYGVSLVLDGVLVGASLLEVIGTLTLSTADSVDFSRILLAVITAAYLALFVMVLMVTRKAQPARRLSPALMAAGFAAIGIGGLVHISGRNPLSVPDNVVAAGWIGGAYFFAMSALASRPGPDLDSGLARRSSRLSMLLPYLPLGFAAIVGAVHFWPADRGERLLYSTGLVVAATVVTRHLLALDRKRRLIEAMAEAAFRDTLTGLANRRLLDERLAHAAQLHDRLNVPLSVLSIRVDDFNVINNTLGYAASDELLRTVGTRLQGSVRAGDTVARMGGDEFAILVEDRPDVAMQVAKRVARAFDTALDIAETRVYVHLSIGVATAQPDEEVAMTAAALLNQAEAARSRAEQTTATDVQTFSPERDAHLGRRKSFRDGIARLQLLWDLRRAIDDRLLTLVYQPQFAMLSGAVCGAESLLRWEHSTLGTLEPREFLPLVREHGLMDAVTDLVLSRAVADGAAWHTAGIMIPVAVNLWARSLDDDTLPERIISVLDAHGMSPSLLTVEITEELMVADFVKGREVLNRLRENGIRVSIDDFGSGYSTLTYLRELPIDEVKLDRQLIAPILFDRRAATIARSVIELAEEFDIASVAEGIENEETALWLRRFGCDVVQGNYYCGPLPAGEIPHVPALPMRNTQ
- the argH gene encoding argininosuccinate lyase → MSTNEGSLWGGRFADGPSEALTALSRSTHFDWVLAPYDVIASRAHTEVLFNAGLLTTDQRDGLLAGLDSLAEDIADGSFGPLATDEDVHAALERGLIDRVGPDLGGRLRAGRSRNDQVATLFRMWLRDALRRVADGALDLVAALAKQAAAHPDAIMPGKTHLQSAQPILLAHHLLAHAHPLLRDVDRLVDLDARTAVSPYGSGALAGSSLGLDPDAIAESLGFMAAAENSVDATAARDFAAEAAFVFAMIGVDMSRLAEDVILWSSTEFGYVTLHDSWSTGSSIMPQKKNPDIAELARGKSGRLIGNLAGLLATLKAQPLAYNRDLQEDKEPVFDSVAQLELLLPAMAGLVSSLTFDLERMAALAPAGYTLATDIAEWLVRQGVPFRDAHEAAGAAVQVAEKLGVGLEELTDAQLAAISDALTPHVREVLTIEGSVSSRDARGGTAPSEVARQRDSVLATAERLRAQLSR